Proteins from a single region of Octopus bimaculoides isolate UCB-OBI-ISO-001 chromosome 11, ASM119413v2, whole genome shotgun sequence:
- the LOC106873114 gene encoding protein dispatched homolog 1: MANCYSHLLVHHPYAVLTIITVFGTAALLISCFFSKGFDFEQPRAGFETRGTEISNRVIAFGNLQTASETSLSLAPSLDRDKFRFGVQSKSSGKKNSKAKKHRKNNKSKKKKKKKKKKKKKKKKKRKKKKWNRNKKRKRKRKKKKKNSMNNNNSSSSSNNNKKKKRIRMRKNKGKSEKARMRKQYRKEQKRRRNRIRQQLQNVTTGYFCDDLDEKYARIVFETCKGCTLFSLENIQAMCRLEERVIYSTPLFKYLSIDDSRECRSWSIGNYISLLSNKSSCDTLESQDVTLVLDILQECAEFYRNYSLSSYCYDCVDVPDFCKQHDAVYHILHYLTDIEFTSISPEYLPSLKYAVSFLPIIRNPATDVFFEHIERQNLHEDNVELIGANFGIKEILFRKYLWSDSVWLIITAVSIFLAIWFYSLSLFITFMTFLAIFWSLVFAYFFYIFVLGIEFFPYMNMITIMIMVGIGADDTFIYCRIWNRTKTEKTVKDLEEMVITTLRHAVMSMLVSSLTTAAAFLANAISDIIAIRCFSIYVGISVMCNFFFMVTWMPATIVLHENHCSKVHCTGIITKTHFFSCQRLTKGCKFVSNISQKFFKEFLPNQIVKHPYILLLFFGMVGIASAVIVFIYPGVKLPTKEKFQYFSSNHLLEVYDIKLWNHFWFEKAEIDAFPLMPITIVWGIMPKDNGHILNPNDHGTLEFDNQFSLESAAAQTWLMDFCSRVRQQPFYQNIPGYAITNCFFENFRHYMSTPCIGKHRKLQGCCNITEFPYSAELLKRCLEVYIPILMDTPYIGPYYTSYHLPGPRFQDRRMRAFFVEFSSTTPFTYAYEKLYAFYNEINEWVQNEIKAAPPELSRGWFVSYLQFFDLQSSILHGLPIAMALSLSVAGAVIFLTTLNVLLSIFAMFSVIFTILTTVAFLILLGWELNILESVVITVAIGMSIDFTLHYSVAYRLSAYSERSSRVISSISSIGSAIAMASFTTFLAGLLMLPATVLVFRQFGIFLMIIISSSWLYATFFFQPLLCVLGPTGDFSQFHWPKFRCCLKSSPESEPSSLNEKQDDRNIELNDLKDNGDNTDNPEL; encoded by the exons ATGGCCAACTG cTACTCCCATCTGCTGGTGCACCATCCTTATGCAGTGCTGACAATAATAACTGTATTTGGAACTGCAGCTTTACTGATCTCTTGTTTCTTCAGTAAAGGTTTTGACTTTGAGCAACCTCGAGCT GGATTTGAAACTCGAGGGACAGAAATAAGCAACAGAGTCATTGCCTTCGGTAATCTGCAGACTGCTAGTGAGACTTCCCTGTCGCTGGCACCTTCTTTGGACAGGGACAAATTCAGATTCGGCGTGCAGAGCAAATCTTCGGGAAAGAAGAACAGCAAAGCCAAAAAGCATCGGAAGAATAAtaaaagcaagaagaagaagaaaaagaagaagaagaagaagaagaagaagaaaaagaagagaaagaagaagaaatggaacagaaacaagaagaggaaacggaagaggaagaagaagaaaaagaacagcatgaataacaacaacagcagcagcagcagcaataacaataagaaaaagaaaaggataagaatgagaaaaaacaaagggaaaagtGAAAAGGCAAGGATGAGAAAGCAGTATAGGAAAGAgcagaagagaagaagaaatagaatacGTCAACAGCTTCAGAATGTTACGACTGGTTACTTCTGTGATGATCTTG ATGAAAAATATGCCCGTATAGTTTTTGAGACATGCAAAGGTTGCACCTTATTTTCCTTGGAGAATATCCAAGCAATGTGCCGATTGGAGGAAAGAGTTATCTATTCAACTCctttatttaaatatctttctatTGACGATTCCAGAGAGTGTCGAAGCTGGTCAATTGGTAACTACATAAGCCTATTGAGCAACAAATCTTCCTGTGACACTTTGGAATCACAAGATGTAACACTTGTTTTGGACATACTGCAAGAATGTGCAGAGTTTTATCGTAATTATTCACTGAGTTCATACTGTTACGACTGTGTTGATGTTCCTGATTTCTGTAAGCAACACGATGCTGTTTACCACATTCTTCATTACCTTACAGACATTGAGTTTACATCTATTAGTCCAGAATATCTACCGTCTTTGAAATATGCTGTTTCTTTTCTACCAATCATCCGTAATCCTGCTACCGATGTTTTCTTTGAGCACATTGAGAGACAAAACCTTCACGAAGACAATGTAGAATTGATAGGAGCTAATTTTGGAATCAAAGAGATtctatttagaaaatatctttgGTCTGATAGCGTTTGGCTTATCATAACTGCTGTTAGCATTTTTCTGGCAATATGGTTCTATTCGTTGTCTCTTTTCATTACATTTATGACGTTCCTGGCAATATTCTGGTCACTTGTTTTTGCATACTTTTTCTACATATTTGTTCTTGGAATCGAGTTCTTTCCATACATGAATATGATCACTATCATGATAATGGTTGGAATCGGTGCTGATGATACATTCATCTACTGCAGAATTTGGAATCGAACAAAAACTGAGAAGACTGTCAAAGATCTTGAAGAAATGGTTATCACTACTCTCAGACATGCCGTTATGTCAATGCTCGTATCAAGCTTAACGACTGCTGCTGCTTTCCTTGCCAATGCCATTAGTGATATTATTGCAATTCGTTGTTTTAGTATTTATGTTGGAATATCAGTGatgtgtaatttctttttcatggtTACTTGGATGCCTGCAACTATTGTTCTCCATGAGAACCATTGCTCAAAAGTTCATTGTACAGGAATCATTACCAAAACGCATTTCTTCTCATGCCAACGACTGACTAAAGGATGTAAATTTGTATCAAACATTtctcaaaaattttttaaagaatttctacCAAATCAAATTGTCAAGCATCcttatattttgttgcttttttttggaATGGTTGGCATAGCCTCAGCTGTTATTGTATTCATCTACCCTGGAGTAAAATTACCAACCAAAGAAAAATTCCAGTACTTTTCTTCCAACCACCTCCTGGAAGTTTATGACATCAAACTGTGGAATCACTTTTGGTTTGAGAAAGCAGAAATAGATGCATTTCCTCTAATGCCCATCACTATTGTTTGGGGAATAATGCCCAAAGACAATGGTCATATCCTGAACCCTAATGACCATGGAACATTAGAATTTGACAACCAGTTCAGTTTAGAATCAGCAGCTGCCCAAACCTGGTTGATGGATTTCTGTAGTAGAGTACGCCAGCAACCATTTTACCAGAATATTCCTGGTTATGCTATAACTAATTGCTTCTTTGAAAACTTCCGACATTACATGAGTACACCATGTATTGGTAAACATCGCAAACTACAAGGCTGTTGTAATATCACTGAATTCCCTTACAGTGCTGAACTCCTGAAGAGATGCTTAGAAGTCTACATCCCCATACTGATGGACACCCCTTATATTGGCCCCTATTATACCAGTTATCATCTTCCGGGACCAAGGTTTCAGGACAGACGCATGCGTGCATTTTTTGTGGAGTTCAGTAGCACTACTCCTTTTACATATGCTTATGAAAAGCTTTATGCCTTTTACAATGAAATCAATGAATGGGTGCAGAATGAGATAAAAGCTGCTCCACCTGAACTCTCCCGGGGTTGGTTTGTCAGTTACCTACAATTCTTTGACCTACAAAGTAGCATCCTGCATGGCCTACCGATTGCTATGGCCCTGTCCCTAAGTGTAGCTGGAGCTGTGATATTTCTGACAACTCTGAATGTACTTCTGAGTATATTTGCCatgttttcagtcattttcacCATTCTCACGACTGTTGCCTTTCTCATTCTTCTTGGCTGGGAGCTGAACATTCTAGAGTCTGTAGTCATCACCGTAGCTATTGGTATGTCAATTGACTTCACCCTTCATTACAGTGTAGCTTATCGACTGTCAGCTTACAGCGAGAGGAGCTCTCGTGTCATTTCATCCATCAGCTCCATTGGATCCGCCATTGCTATGGCATCCTTCACAACCTTTCTTGCTGGTTTGCTTATGCTCCCGGCAACCGTTTTGGTCTTCAGACAGTTTGGAATCTtcctcatgatcatcatctcTAGCAGTTGGTTATATGCCACTTTCTTTTTCCAGCCATTATTATGTGTACTTGGACCAACTGGAGATTTCAGTCAATTTCATTGGCCCAAGTTTAGATGCTGCTTAAAATCTTCTCCGGAATCAGAACCTTCATCTTTGAATGAGAAACAAGATGACAGAAACATTGAATTAAATGATCTGAAAGATAATGGTGATAACACAGACAATCCggaattgtaa